A window from Drosophila nasuta strain 15112-1781.00 chromosome 3, ASM2355853v1, whole genome shotgun sequence encodes these proteins:
- the LOC132793604 gene encoding dual specificity protein kinase shkC-like → MVGNLIYMAPEIMRWMQVTKKCDIYSFGIILWEVMSRKNPFNDMLHFHEIVEGLRPNVNDVVDIQNSDDIKILITKCWDANPQNRPSMKGVVAIMEKYSFY, encoded by the exons atggttggaaatttaatatatatggCTCCAgaa atTATGAGATGGATGCAAGTCACCAAAAAGTGCGATATCTATAGCTTCGGGATAATTCTGTGGGAGGTGATGTCACGAAAGAACCCGTTCAACGATATGTTACATTTTCACGAAATTGTTGAAG GTCTTCGTCCAAATGTAAATGATGTCGTCGATATTCAAAATTCGGATgatataaaaattttgattaCAAAATGCTGGGATGCGAATCCACAGAATAGACCTTCTATGAAGGGAGTAGTCGCAATTATggaaaaatattctttttattaa
- the LOC132790645 gene encoding dual specificity protein kinase pyk3-like isoform X2, with protein MTRNIDWNELIVDNQCIGSGTFGDVYKATWNSNNGQITVVIKQFYRNSTDDKNKKEVDMLSLVNHDNIVKLIGTTKDEKERTAIVMEYAEWGSLHSFLHDEENKNIILPHSLRISWMLQCAEAIKYLHELSPTILHRDLKPRNLLLFNNCRTLKICDFGTVKELETSMSYAGTVCYMAPEVASTHSYTEKCDVYSFGITFWEVMSRKKPFYHLEVSVEIAIQFQAATKGIRPHLDDIRNIPEYEQIIELIVLCWNGDAAKRPTMQEIISNINNLYPILDVEEPNLSLKIPDKNEVIRLIDEDMNAIQKNEWTNITIVEKLIWYGGFGEVYKALWKTEKGPKIIAVKIYRPTYSINSEKLKIYSLQLKHEHIQKLYCLSFDDNNRPIELMEYADCGTLDSAVHDCTVNIVNNAYEMFSLMWMLHCAKGLKFLHDQNVIHRDITTRNLLLFNNYQTLKIALSETVRTEGTSITKMLIRGMEYTKKCDIYSFGIMLWEVMSRKKPFYHLELSEEVAIPFLAATKGTRPHLDDIRNIPEYEQIIELIVLCWNGDADKRPTMQEIISNINNLYPIMDVEEPNLSLKIPDKNEVIILIDEDMNAIQKNEWTNITIEELISYGAFGDVYKALWKTEKGPKIIAVKRY; from the exons ATGACGCGTAACATAGATTGGAATGAATTGATTGTCGATAATCAG TGTATTGGATCAGGTACTTTCGGTGATGTATACAAGGCGACATGGAACTCAAATAATGGTCAAATAACTGTCGtgattaaacaattttatcgTAACTCAACTgacgacaaaaataaaaaagaagtcGACATGCTATCGCTGGTCAATCATGATAATATTGTAAAGTTAATAGGTACTACAAAAGATGAGAAGGAAAGAACGGCCATTGTAATGGAATACGCAGAGTGGGGCTCTCTTCATAGCTTCCTGCACGATGAGGAAAATAAGAACATCATTTTACCACATTCACTGCGTATTAGCTGGATGCTGCAATGTGCGGAG GCCATTAAATACCTTCATGAACTCAGTCCGACAATTCTTCATCGTGATCTAAAACCAAGAAATCTACtgctttttaataattgtcgaacattgaaaatatgtgaTTTTGGCACAGTTAAGGAGCTGGAAACCAGTATGTCTTATGCTGGTACTGTTTGTTATATGGCACCAGAA GTCGCTAGCACCCACTCATACACCGAAAAATGTGACGTATATAGTTTTGGTATTACATTTTGGGAAGTAATGTCAAGAAAGAAACCATTCTACCACTTGGAAGTAAGTGTTGAAATAGCCATTCAATTTCAAGCTGCCACAAAAG GAATTCGACCACATTTAGATGACATCCGGAATATTCCAGAATACGAGCAGATAATAGAACTTATAGTACTCTGTTGGAATGGAGATGCAGCTAAACGACCGACAATGcaagaaataataagtaatattaataatttgtaccCAATTTTGGATGTGGAAGAGCCTAACTTAAGTCTGAAAATACCAGACAAAAATGAAGTTATCAGATTGATTGATGAAGATATGAATGCAATTCAGAAAAATGAATGGACAAATATTACTATAGTAGAAAAg cTCATTTGGTATGGTGGCTTTGGAGAAGTGTATAAGGCTCTCTGGAAAACTGAGAAGGGACCAAAGATAATTGcagttaaaatatatagacCTACTTATTCGATCAACtcagaaaaattaaaaatttatagtttacaaCTAAAGCATGAgcatattcaaaaattatattgtcTATCCTTTGATGACAATAATCGACCTATCGAACTTATGGAGTATGCCGATTGCGGAACTCTCGATAGTGCTGTGCATGATTGTACAGTGAATATTGTTAATAATGCAtatgaaatgttttctttaatgTGGATGTTGCATTGCGCGAAG GGTCTCAAATTTCTGCATGATCAAAACGTTATTCATCGGGATATAACTACAAGGAATCTGCTTCTTTTTAACAATTATCAAACCCTAAAGATTGCACTATCTGAAACAGTGAGGACAGAGGGTAcatcaataacaaaaatg ttaATCAGAGGGATGGAATACACCAAAAAGTGCGATATCTATAGCTTCGGGATAATGCTGTGGGAGGTGATGTCACGAAAGAAACCATTCTACCACTTAGAATTAAGTGAAGAAGTGGCAATTCCATTTTTAGCTGCCACAAAAG GAACTCGACCACATTTAGATGACATCCGGAATATTCCAGAATACGAGCAGATAATAGAACTTATAGTACTCTGTTGGAATGGAGATGCAGATAAACGACCGACAATGcaagaaataataagtaatattaataatttgtaccCAATTATGGATGTGGAAGAGCCTAACTTAAGTCTGAAAATACCAGACAAAAATGAAGTTATCATATTGATTGATGAAGATATGAATGCAATTCAGAAAAATGAATGGACAAATATTACTATAGAAGAg cTCATTTCTTATGGTGCCTTTGGAGATGTATATAAGGCTCTCTGGAAAACTGAGAAGGGACCAAAGATAATTGCAGTTAAAAGATATTGA
- the LOC132790645 gene encoding putative mitogen-activated protein kinase kinase kinase 7-like isoform X4, translating to MTRNIDWNELIVDNQCIGSGTFGDVYKATWNSNNGQITVVIKQFYRNSTDDKNKKEVDMLSLVNHDNIVKLIGTTKDEKERTAIVMEYAEWGSLHSFLHDEENKNIILPHSLRISWMLQCAEAIKYLHELSPTILHRDLKPRNLLLFNNCRTLKICDFGTVKELETSMSYAGTVCYMAPEVASTHSYTEKCDVYSFGITFWEVMSRKKPFYHLEEFDHI from the exons ATGACGCGTAACATAGATTGGAATGAATTGATTGTCGATAATCAG TGTATTGGATCAGGTACTTTCGGTGATGTATACAAGGCGACATGGAACTCAAATAATGGTCAAATAACTGTCGtgattaaacaattttatcgTAACTCAACTgacgacaaaaataaaaaagaagtcGACATGCTATCGCTGGTCAATCATGATAATATTGTAAAGTTAATAGGTACTACAAAAGATGAGAAGGAAAGAACGGCCATTGTAATGGAATACGCAGAGTGGGGCTCTCTTCATAGCTTCCTGCACGATGAGGAAAATAAGAACATCATTTTACCACATTCACTGCGTATTAGCTGGATGCTGCAATGTGCGGAG GCCATTAAATACCTTCATGAACTCAGTCCGACAATTCTTCATCGTGATCTAAAACCAAGAAATCTACtgctttttaataattgtcgaacattgaaaatatgtgaTTTTGGCACAGTTAAGGAGCTGGAAACCAGTATGTCTTATGCTGGTACTGTTTGTTATATGGCACCAGAA GTCGCTAGCACCCACTCATACACCGAAAAATGTGACGTATATAGTTTTGGTATTACATTTTGGGAAGTAATGTCAAGAAAGAAACCATTCTACCACTTGGAA GAATTCGACCACATTTAG
- the LOC132790645 gene encoding dual specificity protein kinase pyk3-like isoform X1 yields the protein MTRNIDWNELIVDNQCIGSGTFGDVYKATWNSNNGQITVVIKQFYRNSTDDKNKKEVDMLSLVNHDNIVKLIGTTKDEKERTAIVMEYAEWGSLHSFLHDEENKNIILPHSLRISWMLQCAEAIKYLHELSPTILHRDLKPRNLLLFNNCRTLKICDFGTVKELETSMSYAGTVCYMAPEVASTHSYTEKCDVYSFGITFWEVMSRKKPFYHLEVSVEIAIQFQAATKGIRPHLDDIRNIPEYEQIIELIVLCWNGDAAKRPTMQEIISNINNLYPILDVEEPNLSLKIPDKNEVIRLIDEDMNAIQKNEWTNITIVEKLIWYGGFGEVYKALWKTEKGPKIIAVKIYRPTYSINSEKLKIYSLQLKHEHIQKLYCLSFDDNNRPIELMEYADCGTLDSAVHDCTVNIVNNAYEMFSLMWMLHCAKGLKFLHDQNVIHRDITTRNLLLFNNYQTLKIALSETVRTEGTSITKMVGNLIYMAPELIRGMEYTKKCDIYSFGIMLWEVMSRKKPFYHLELSEEVAIPFLAATKGTRPHLDDIRNIPEYEQIIELIVLCWNGDADKRPTMQEIISNINNLYPIMDVEEPNLSLKIPDKNEVIILIDEDMNAIQKNEWTNITIEELISYGAFGDVYKALWKTEKGPKIIAVKRY from the exons ATGACGCGTAACATAGATTGGAATGAATTGATTGTCGATAATCAG TGTATTGGATCAGGTACTTTCGGTGATGTATACAAGGCGACATGGAACTCAAATAATGGTCAAATAACTGTCGtgattaaacaattttatcgTAACTCAACTgacgacaaaaataaaaaagaagtcGACATGCTATCGCTGGTCAATCATGATAATATTGTAAAGTTAATAGGTACTACAAAAGATGAGAAGGAAAGAACGGCCATTGTAATGGAATACGCAGAGTGGGGCTCTCTTCATAGCTTCCTGCACGATGAGGAAAATAAGAACATCATTTTACCACATTCACTGCGTATTAGCTGGATGCTGCAATGTGCGGAG GCCATTAAATACCTTCATGAACTCAGTCCGACAATTCTTCATCGTGATCTAAAACCAAGAAATCTACtgctttttaataattgtcgaacattgaaaatatgtgaTTTTGGCACAGTTAAGGAGCTGGAAACCAGTATGTCTTATGCTGGTACTGTTTGTTATATGGCACCAGAA GTCGCTAGCACCCACTCATACACCGAAAAATGTGACGTATATAGTTTTGGTATTACATTTTGGGAAGTAATGTCAAGAAAGAAACCATTCTACCACTTGGAAGTAAGTGTTGAAATAGCCATTCAATTTCAAGCTGCCACAAAAG GAATTCGACCACATTTAGATGACATCCGGAATATTCCAGAATACGAGCAGATAATAGAACTTATAGTACTCTGTTGGAATGGAGATGCAGCTAAACGACCGACAATGcaagaaataataagtaatattaataatttgtaccCAATTTTGGATGTGGAAGAGCCTAACTTAAGTCTGAAAATACCAGACAAAAATGAAGTTATCAGATTGATTGATGAAGATATGAATGCAATTCAGAAAAATGAATGGACAAATATTACTATAGTAGAAAAg cTCATTTGGTATGGTGGCTTTGGAGAAGTGTATAAGGCTCTCTGGAAAACTGAGAAGGGACCAAAGATAATTGcagttaaaatatatagacCTACTTATTCGATCAACtcagaaaaattaaaaatttatagtttacaaCTAAAGCATGAgcatattcaaaaattatattgtcTATCCTTTGATGACAATAATCGACCTATCGAACTTATGGAGTATGCCGATTGCGGAACTCTCGATAGTGCTGTGCATGATTGTACAGTGAATATTGTTAATAATGCAtatgaaatgttttctttaatgTGGATGTTGCATTGCGCGAAG GGTCTCAAATTTCTGCATGATCAAAACGTTATTCATCGGGATATAACTACAAGGAATCTGCTTCTTTTTAACAATTATCAAACCCTAAAGATTGCACTATCTGAAACAGTGAGGACAGAGGGTAcatcaataacaaaaatggttggaaatttaatatatatggCTCCAgaa ttaATCAGAGGGATGGAATACACCAAAAAGTGCGATATCTATAGCTTCGGGATAATGCTGTGGGAGGTGATGTCACGAAAGAAACCATTCTACCACTTAGAATTAAGTGAAGAAGTGGCAATTCCATTTTTAGCTGCCACAAAAG GAACTCGACCACATTTAGATGACATCCGGAATATTCCAGAATACGAGCAGATAATAGAACTTATAGTACTCTGTTGGAATGGAGATGCAGATAAACGACCGACAATGcaagaaataataagtaatattaataatttgtaccCAATTATGGATGTGGAAGAGCCTAACTTAAGTCTGAAAATACCAGACAAAAATGAAGTTATCATATTGATTGATGAAGATATGAATGCAATTCAGAAAAATGAATGGACAAATATTACTATAGAAGAg cTCATTTCTTATGGTGCCTTTGGAGATGTATATAAGGCTCTCTGGAAAACTGAGAAGGGACCAAAGATAATTGCAGTTAAAAGATATTGA
- the LOC132788323 gene encoding putative mitogen-activated protein kinase kinase kinase 7-like, with the protein MTRNIDWNELIVDNKCIGSGTFGDVYKATWNSNNGQITVVIKQFYRNSTDDKNKKEVDMLSLVNHDNIVKLIGTTKDEKERTAIVMEYAEWGSLHSFLHDEENKNIILPHSLRISWMLQCAEAIKYLHEISPIILHRDLKPKNLLLFNNCLTLKICDFGTVKKLETFMSYAGTFCYMAPEVASTRYTEKCDVYSFGITFWEVMSRKKPFYHLGVCEEVAIPFLAATKGIRPHLDDIRNIPEYEQIIELIVLCWNGEAKKRPTMQEIISNINNLYPILDVEEPNLSLKIPVKNEVNRLIDEDMNAIQKNEWTNITLEELISYGAFGDVYKALWKTEKGPKIIAVKRYRPNYSINSEKLKKKFIVYRICFFFNNYQTLKISLSETVRTQGRAMTQMVGNLIYLAPEFMRGMQYTKKCDIYSFGIILWEVMSRKKPFNDKESLSLLFRIIKGLRPNVNDVVDIHNSDDIKILITKCWDADPQNRPSMKEVFAIMEKYSFY; encoded by the exons ATGACGCGTAACATAGATTGGAATGAATTGATTGTCGACAATAAG TGTATTGGATCAGGTACTTTCGGTGATGTATACAAGGCGACATGGAACTCAAATAATGGTCAAATAACTGTCGtgattaaacaattttatcgTAACTCAACTgacgacaaaaataaaaaagaagtcGACATGCTATCGCTGGTCAATCATGATAATATTGTAAAGTTAATAGGTACTACAAAAGATGAGAAGGAAAGAACGGCCATTGTAATGGAATACGCAGAGTGGGGTTCTCTTCATAGCTTCCTGCACGATGAGGAAAATAAGAACATCATTTTACCACATTCACTGCGTATTAGCTGGATGCTGCAATGTGCGGAG GCCATTAAATACCTTCATGAAATCAGTCCGATAATTCTTCATCGTGatctaaaaccaaaaaatctactgcttttcaataattgtctaacattgaaaatatgtgaTTTTGGCACAGTTAAAAAGCTGGAAACCTTTATGTCTTATGCTGGAACTTTTTGTTATATGGCACCAGAA GTCGCTAGCACCCGATACACCGAAAAATGTGACGTATATAGTTTTGGTATTACATTTTGGGAAGTAATGTCAAGAAAGAAACCATTCTACCACTTAGGAGTATGTGAAGAAGTGGCCATTCCATTTTTAGCTGCCACAAAAG GAATTCGACCACATTTAGATGACATCCGGAATATTCCAGAATACGAGCAGATAATAGAACTTATAGTACTCTGTTGGAATGGAGAGGCAAAGAAACGACCGACAATGcaagaaataataagtaatattaataatttgtaccCAATTTTGGATGTGGAAGAGCCTAACTTAAGTCTGAAAATACCAGTCAAAAATGAAGTTAACAGATTGATTGATGAAGATATGAATGCAATTCAGAAAAATGAATGGACAAATATTACTTTAGAAGAG cTCATTTCTTATGGTGCCTTTGGAGATGTATATAAGGCTCTCTGGAAAACTGAGAAGGGACCAAAGATAATTGCAGTTAAAAGATATAGACCCAATTATTCGATCAACtcagaaaaattaaaaaaaaaatttatagtttaca GAATCTGCTTCTTTTTTAACAATTATCAAACCCTAAAGATTTCACTATCTGAAACAGTGAGGACACAGGGTAGAGCAATGACACAAATGGttggaaatttaatatatttggcTCCAgaa tttatgaGAGGGATGCAATACACCAAAAAGTGCGATATCTATAGCTTCGGGATAATTCTGTGGGAGGTGATGTCACGAAAGAAACCGTTCAACGATAAGGAATCGCTATCTCTACTTTTTAGAATTATAAAAG GTCTTCGTCCAAATGTAAATGATGTCGTCGATATTCACAATTCGGATgatataaaaattttgattaCAAAATGCTGGGATGCGGATCCACAGAATAGACCTTCTATGAAGGAAGTATTCGCTATTATggaaaaatattctttttattaa
- the LOC132790645 gene encoding putative mitogen-activated protein kinase kinase kinase 7-like isoform X3, which produces MQEIISNINNLYPILDVEEPNLSLKIPDKNEVIRLIDEDMNAIQKNEWTNITIVEKLIWYGGFGEVYKALWKTEKGPKIIAVKIYRPTYSINSEKLKIYSLQLKHEHIQKLYCLSFDDNNRPIELMEYADCGTLDSAVHDCTVNIVNNAYEMFSLMWMLHCAKGLKFLHDQNVIHRDITTRNLLLFNNYQTLKIALSETVRTEGTSITKMVGNLIYMAPELIRGMEYTKKCDIYSFGIMLWEVMSRKKPFYHLELSEEVAIPFLAATKGTRPHLDDIRNIPEYEQIIELIVLCWNGDADKRPTMQEIISNINNLYPIMDVEEPNLSLKIPDKNEVIILIDEDMNAIQKNEWTNITIEELISYGAFGDVYKALWKTEKGPKIIAVKRY; this is translated from the exons ATGcaagaaataataagtaatattaataatttgtaccCAATTTTGGATGTGGAAGAGCCTAACTTAAGTCTGAAAATACCAGACAAAAATGAAGTTATCAGATTGATTGATGAAGATATGAATGCAATTCAGAAAAATGAATGGACAAATATTACTATAGTAGAAAAg cTCATTTGGTATGGTGGCTTTGGAGAAGTGTATAAGGCTCTCTGGAAAACTGAGAAGGGACCAAAGATAATTGcagttaaaatatatagacCTACTTATTCGATCAACtcagaaaaattaaaaatttatagtttacaaCTAAAGCATGAgcatattcaaaaattatattgtcTATCCTTTGATGACAATAATCGACCTATCGAACTTATGGAGTATGCCGATTGCGGAACTCTCGATAGTGCTGTGCATGATTGTACAGTGAATATTGTTAATAATGCAtatgaaatgttttctttaatgTGGATGTTGCATTGCGCGAAG GGTCTCAAATTTCTGCATGATCAAAACGTTATTCATCGGGATATAACTACAAGGAATCTGCTTCTTTTTAACAATTATCAAACCCTAAAGATTGCACTATCTGAAACAGTGAGGACAGAGGGTAcatcaataacaaaaatggttggaaatttaatatatatggCTCCAgaa ttaATCAGAGGGATGGAATACACCAAAAAGTGCGATATCTATAGCTTCGGGATAATGCTGTGGGAGGTGATGTCACGAAAGAAACCATTCTACCACTTAGAATTAAGTGAAGAAGTGGCAATTCCATTTTTAGCTGCCACAAAAG GAACTCGACCACATTTAGATGACATCCGGAATATTCCAGAATACGAGCAGATAATAGAACTTATAGTACTCTGTTGGAATGGAGATGCAGATAAACGACCGACAATGcaagaaataataagtaatattaataatttgtaccCAATTATGGATGTGGAAGAGCCTAACTTAAGTCTGAAAATACCAGACAAAAATGAAGTTATCATATTGATTGATGAAGATATGAATGCAATTCAGAAAAATGAATGGACAAATATTACTATAGAAGAg cTCATTTCTTATGGTGCCTTTGGAGATGTATATAAGGCTCTCTGGAAAACTGAGAAGGGACCAAAGATAATTGCAGTTAAAAGATATTGA